A single Halalkalicoccus tibetensis DNA region contains:
- a CDS encoding DUF4352 domain-containing protein produces the protein MTCGAATTTLLAGCAGSDDDEEENGEDEEEEEEPAENGDADEEENGEEEGEDAEFIDEADDQVELAYGEEAEHSNGMIAVAHGFEFEDQLGDFDEPDQGQFALLEFEARNEGDEAERTPSAWQDIVLLHDDSQYDSEFVSDMGGREEYDDGEIQPDVTREGYIAFDVPGDLDEGDLDTLWHDDFLGADIDVRWTAS, from the coding sequence GTGACATGTGGAGCAGCAACGACCACCCTCTTAGCCGGCTGTGCAGGGTCTGACGATGACGAAGAGGAGAATGGGGAAGACGAAGAGGAGGAAGAAGAACCCGCTGAGAACGGCGATGCGGATGAAGAAGAGAATGGAGAAGAAGAAGGAGAGGATGCGGAATTCATCGATGAGGCTGATGACCAAGTCGAACTCGCGTATGGTGAAGAAGCCGAGCATAGTAACGGTATGATCGCCGTCGCCCACGGATTCGAGTTCGAAGACCAGCTCGGCGATTTCGACGAACCTGACCAAGGCCAGTTCGCGCTGTTGGAGTTCGAAGCCAGAAACGAGGGAGACGAGGCCGAGCGAACGCCGTCGGCTTGGCAGGACATTGTCCTCCTACACGATGACAGCCAGTACGATTCGGAGTTCGTCTCTGATATGGGGGGGCGCGAAGAGTATGACGACGGCGAGATCCAGCCCGATGTTACACGCGAAGGATACATCGCCTTCGACGTTCCCGGCGATCTCGATGAGGGCGATCTTGATACATTGTGGCATGATGATTTCCTTGGGGCCGATATCGACGTCCGCTGGACGGCAAGCTAA
- a CDS encoding GNAT family N-acetyltransferase: MQFIDESVCLRGCYSHEAPTLDGPKDAVQVRCLTCGSDQQLTIERVKDSDIKYWVCQEDRCLNILALYRDGVIHQPIELLQFPGNFVQHRIHEPRDIGGITVDSSNWTWMTDAVWLANWAAKATVDHIGRFRIGIHSAILALDGGDVIGYLAYCPTSDETELVLRHLYLAESYRNQDIGSALVKFWWDEIGAPWYGEEAADHYFVESPNSAMKEVLRSVGHAKGDDGPNAHIHQVM, translated from the coding sequence GTGCAATTCATCGATGAATCCGTGTGTCTCAGAGGGTGTTATTCGCACGAAGCTCCGACTCTCGACGGTCCTAAAGACGCGGTCCAAGTCCGCTGTCTCACGTGTGGATCGGATCAACAACTCACAATCGAGCGGGTCAAAGACTCTGACATCAAGTACTGGGTCTGTCAAGAGGATCGCTGTCTCAATATTCTCGCACTCTATCGCGATGGGGTCATTCATCAGCCGATCGAACTGCTTCAATTCCCGGGGAACTTCGTTCAACATCGAATTCACGAGCCCCGGGATATCGGCGGTATCACTGTCGACTCATCGAATTGGACCTGGATGACTGATGCCGTCTGGTTGGCGAACTGGGCAGCGAAGGCCACCGTCGATCATATCGGCCGCTTTCGGATCGGCATCCACAGTGCGATCCTTGCGTTGGATGGAGGAGATGTTATTGGCTACCTCGCCTACTGTCCGACGAGCGATGAAACCGAGTTAGTGCTTCGCCATCTCTACCTCGCAGAATCCTATCGAAACCAGGACATCGGTAGCGCACTTGTCAAGTTCTGGTGGGACGAGATTGGTGCGCCTTGGTACGGCGAAGAAGCGGCTGACCACTACTTCGTCGAGAGTCCCAATTCGGCGATGAAAGAGGTGCTGCGATCGGTCGGCCACGCGAAAGGGGATGACGGTCCGAATGCCCATATCCATCAGGTGATGTAG
- a CDS encoding M14 family zinc carboxypeptidase has translation MQLSAVTAGALALPGHAVADHESEKATELYDFIRNHVEGDYVIQTLVLFESEAGFDALEDLGLEQDIGDDETEPVDIEQTTDPQPAAHIGVTPFQASDVLELDEIEQVEFSPGANPFWKLDNYEDGVFPSVEESIEYISFDEAVEGLRYLEDQHSDRLNIFRVGETPGYHNLLEGETDPQDMWFGELTNNIEDSDSFKEKRKCVFSISIHSDEPYGREGFLRLVEQTLVRDEPDMDKWLDDIVVVFVLTNPDGWVRREPQYIGVENEFGRENAAGVDQNRGFPTEGWIDPDHYPGEAWGANLEDDQPTEIDDDVPEDILDHVPDTLAVTNHLRTYNNIETVADLHGMGWSEEPVESRPLYYTLTQNSNQFDHQELHDADEMTRVVGEYVREELGPIEDHRDALFDGVERFAQDDDELEAEDVAPELIFRDGSSVDTLGYTTTGGFRSFVGGLQEFSGLGVKGNTVEFLQYSGEGRMDYRHDFTNLAVDTYQAVVRGYIDHGTSNVEATIETDGRSTAYVASETLTRSSDDLVFADTEQTFTSSSSTLESDETDVVSFDVSGDAGQISVTVEHDGPVTATLIDPDGEAVETYESTEEMEREAEWNVTNPAAGEWSVDIENRSDDENEVTVSSQQLLLEENEEDVDGVLAPDPEEVLGFTQAEYEVTPMQYFEDNAEFFADADLDIVSVDDVTDGALDDGDAYDNVVINHDEPADDQQCLDQLDEFVDTGGNLVLTDRGVQLLGHLESDLAAGVADDDIESIERQFALLDDDPDEDDPDDELPSDGKNLDHRLMEGIRPVQREMWNVAGLGYASPNIEAPMTLVDADAFEGAGGTVAATTDHQVSVGALEHDGEETGIHVISSVLPPALQNNLHPFGMVNYGLELLGHQVLMNALGYDQQRIVDGEEIDVWDNPEERDAEP, from the coding sequence ATGCAGCTCTCAGCAGTTACCGCTGGTGCGCTTGCGTTGCCGGGCCACGCAGTCGCGGATCATGAATCAGAGAAGGCAACCGAGCTGTATGACTTTATTCGCAACCACGTTGAGGGCGACTACGTAATCCAAACGCTAGTACTATTTGAGAGCGAAGCCGGCTTTGACGCGCTTGAGGATCTCGGGCTCGAGCAGGATATCGGTGATGATGAAACCGAGCCGGTTGATATCGAACAGACGACCGATCCCCAACCAGCCGCACACATAGGTGTGACACCGTTCCAAGCGTCGGATGTCCTCGAACTTGATGAGATCGAACAGGTGGAATTCTCACCCGGTGCGAACCCCTTCTGGAAGCTCGATAACTACGAGGATGGAGTGTTTCCATCGGTTGAGGAGAGTATCGAGTATATCTCATTTGACGAGGCAGTTGAAGGACTACGATACCTCGAGGACCAGCATAGTGACCGCCTCAACATATTTAGGGTTGGTGAGACCCCCGGTTATCATAACCTTCTCGAAGGCGAGACTGATCCACAGGATATGTGGTTCGGTGAATTGACAAATAATATTGAGGATAGCGATTCGTTTAAAGAAAAACGGAAGTGTGTATTTTCGATCTCGATTCACAGTGACGAACCCTATGGTCGTGAAGGATTTCTCCGCCTTGTCGAGCAAACACTAGTTAGAGACGAGCCCGACATGGACAAATGGCTTGACGATATCGTTGTTGTTTTTGTCCTCACAAACCCTGATGGATGGGTCCGCCGTGAGCCACAATATATTGGCGTCGAAAACGAGTTCGGACGTGAGAACGCTGCTGGCGTCGATCAGAACCGCGGGTTCCCGACGGAAGGGTGGATTGACCCCGACCACTATCCCGGCGAAGCATGGGGTGCAAATCTCGAAGACGACCAACCTACCGAGATTGACGATGATGTCCCTGAGGACATTCTCGATCACGTTCCGGACACATTGGCCGTCACCAACCACCTTCGGACGTACAACAACATCGAAACAGTCGCAGACCTCCATGGTATGGGCTGGTCCGAAGAACCCGTTGAATCACGTCCGTTGTACTACACGCTAACCCAGAACAGCAACCAATTCGATCATCAAGAGCTGCACGATGCTGATGAAATGACACGCGTGGTTGGTGAGTACGTGCGTGAAGAACTCGGACCGATCGAGGACCATAGAGACGCACTCTTCGACGGTGTCGAGCGCTTCGCCCAAGACGACGACGAGCTCGAAGCGGAGGATGTGGCACCCGAACTCATATTCCGAGACGGATCTTCTGTTGATACGCTCGGGTACACCACTACTGGTGGCTTTCGGAGTTTCGTTGGGGGACTTCAGGAGTTTAGTGGGCTTGGTGTGAAGGGCAACACAGTCGAATTCCTGCAATATTCCGGTGAGGGTAGAATGGACTATCGTCACGACTTCACGAACCTCGCGGTCGACACTTACCAGGCCGTCGTCCGTGGGTACATCGACCACGGCACATCCAATGTCGAGGCCACCATCGAAACCGATGGACGTTCGACTGCATACGTGGCTAGCGAAACGCTCACCCGGTCTTCAGACGATCTCGTCTTCGCTGACACAGAACAGACGTTCACATCGTCTTCATCGACGCTGGAGAGTGACGAGACTGACGTCGTTTCGTTCGATGTGTCCGGAGATGCTGGGCAGATCTCTGTCACCGTCGAACATGACGGGCCAGTTACCGCTACACTGATCGATCCCGATGGTGAGGCGGTCGAAACCTACGAGTCAACTGAGGAGATGGAGCGGGAGGCTGAATGGAATGTCACCAATCCGGCGGCAGGCGAGTGGTCGGTCGATATTGAGAACCGATCCGATGATGAAAACGAGGTAACGGTGAGCTCACAGCAGCTTCTCCTGGAAGAAAATGAGGAGGATGTCGATGGTGTCCTCGCTCCCGATCCGGAGGAAGTGTTGGGATTCACCCAAGCTGAATACGAAGTGACGCCAATGCAGTACTTCGAGGACAATGCCGAGTTCTTTGCTGATGCTGACCTCGATATTGTTAGCGTCGACGATGTTACCGATGGCGCGCTGGACGATGGAGACGCCTACGATAACGTCGTCATCAACCATGACGAGCCTGCTGACGATCAGCAGTGTCTCGATCAACTTGACGAGTTCGTCGATACCGGAGGGAATCTCGTGTTGACTGATCGAGGCGTCCAACTGCTCGGCCATCTTGAAAGCGATCTCGCAGCGGGCGTCGCTGACGATGATATCGAATCAATCGAGCGTCAGTTCGCTCTGCTCGATGATGATCCCGACGAGGACGATCCTGACGATGAGCTTCCCTCTGACGGGAAGAATCTCGATCATCGCCTGATGGAGGGCATTCGCCCTGTCCAGCGCGAAATGTGGAACGTCGCCGGATTGGGCTATGCCTCGCCGAATATCGAGGCCCCGATGACACTCGTAGACGCCGATGCCTTCGAAGGAGCTGGTGGAACCGTCGCTGCGACGACTGATCATCAGGTGTCCGTTGGCGCACTCGAACACGATGGCGAGGAGACCGGAATTCACGTTATTAGTAGTGTCCTACCGCCAGCACTCCAGAATAACCTGCATCCATTCGGGATGGTTAATTACGGTCTCGAGCTCCTCGGGCACCAAGTCTTGATGAATGCACTCGGCTACGACCAACAGCGAATCGTCGACGGCGAAGAAATCGACGTCTGGGACAACCCAGAGGAACGGGACGCAGAGCCGTAA
- a CDS encoding ribbon-helix-helix protein, CopG family gives MKNITVRLDEELIDELELEADEHGVSRSEYIRNTLVTRDEHDDTRDEYEQEITDLKERINELETENERMRNEKRLILEQREENTELVEYVQEERELQQRREERLDAPVWRRAKWWLVGR, from the coding sequence ATGAAGAATATCACTGTCCGGCTCGACGAGGAACTCATCGATGAACTTGAGTTAGAAGCTGATGAACACGGCGTATCGCGTAGTGAATACATTCGCAACACTCTTGTAACACGTGATGAACACGACGACACACGCGATGAATACGAGCAAGAGATCACCGATCTCAAAGAGCGAATTAACGAGCTTGAGACGGAAAATGAGAGAATGCGAAATGAGAAGCGGCTTATTCTCGAACAGCGCGAAGAAAATACTGAACTTGTTGAGTACGTCCAAGAAGAGCGGGAGCTGCAACAGCGGCGCGAGGAACGTCTGGATGCCCCTGTGTGGCGACGAGCGAAATGGTGGCTCGTTGGGCGGTGA
- a CDS encoding transcriptional regulator, with amino-acid sequence MKTDNGNETESDERVLHIRFKQSDSESVEAALAALDQGETPEPYLEVVFHDPVQLHQVTRPKNLELLQVITSEHPESIRETARIVERDVRQVHRNLNELESLGLIDLDTVGQSKRPTVWYDSISVDLSLDHPVNDRRGVKA; translated from the coding sequence ATGAAAACGGACAATGGAAATGAGACAGAATCAGACGAGCGCGTGCTGCACATCCGCTTCAAGCAGAGCGATAGCGAGTCGGTTGAAGCAGCACTCGCAGCGCTCGACCAGGGAGAGACACCTGAACCATATCTCGAGGTCGTGTTTCACGATCCCGTGCAATTGCATCAGGTGACTCGACCGAAAAACTTGGAGTTGTTGCAGGTGATTACGAGCGAGCACCCCGAGAGCATCCGCGAAACAGCCCGAATCGTTGAGCGGGATGTTCGACAGGTCCACCGGAATCTGAACGAGTTAGAATCGCTTGGACTGATCGATCTCGATACAGTCGGACAATCCAAGCGGCCGACGGTCTGGTATGATTCTATCTCGGTCGATCTCTCACTAGATCACCCGGTCAACGACAGACGGGGCGTAAAAGCGTAG
- a CDS encoding AbrB/MazE/SpoVT family DNA-binding domain-containing protein gives MAAKCYPRLREKGQITIPKDIRCELGLEVGDRIELTIRHISEDE, from the coding sequence ATGGCGGCGAAATGCTATCCACGCCTTCGAGAGAAAGGCCAAATTACGATACCGAAGGATATCCGATGCGAACTAGGGCTAGAGGTGGGAGATCGGATCGAGTTAACTATAAGACATATATCTGAAGACGAATAG
- a CDS encoding tyrosine-type recombinase/integrase, producing MSETGSRNSATQKQAKTWLTPEQIEHIRDACLSDSFATYLQDRNETLIVLLADTGLRVSELVALNWEYLDLDAEPGELYLPSEIQKGNPGASYLDLADESRRQLRRYQNRVWKGSKALFPSRQSDRMTDRSVRNVVTRAAEEAGVRPYRIEGGRGESHEVSPHTFRHSIAFRMIRRENKRLEDVMLRLRHANLQTTDEVYGHFRRR from the coding sequence ATGAGCGAAACTGGCTCACGAAACTCGGCAACTCAGAAACAAGCCAAAACCTGGCTCACCCCAGAACAGATCGAACACATCCGCGACGCCTGTCTCTCCGACTCGTTCGCGACCTACCTCCAAGATCGCAATGAAACGCTCATCGTTCTCCTTGCAGATACTGGGCTTCGCGTTAGTGAATTGGTCGCGCTCAACTGGGAGTATCTCGACCTCGATGCTGAACCCGGCGAGCTCTATCTACCGAGTGAGATTCAGAAGGGCAATCCAGGAGCCTCCTACCTTGATCTCGCCGACGAGAGCCGTCGGCAGCTCCGTCGGTATCAGAACCGCGTCTGGAAAGGGAGCAAGGCGCTGTTCCCCTCGCGCCAATCTGACCGCATGACCGACCGCTCTGTCCGCAATGTCGTCACACGTGCTGCTGAGGAAGCAGGCGTCCGCCCCTATCGGATCGAAGGGGGACGTGGTGAGTCACACGAAGTGTCGCCGCATACGTTCCGCCACTCGATCGCGTTTCGAATGATCCGACGGGAGAACAAGCGCCTAGAGGATGTGATGCTCCGCCTTCGTCATGCAAATTTGCAGACTACAGACGAGGTATATGGGCACTTCCGCAGACGATAA
- a CDS encoding DUF6516 family protein: MPEDDDATLLLETRQNFGDTYAEVRAWDVPPSERYPDGVHYSMQYGTTDGSLIFRYDNFPDHPGAAEHHKHIGESRVEDIDFPGVLDLYRRFKAEVNDHENGQWK; this comes from the coding sequence ATGCCGGAGGATGATGATGCAACGTTACTCCTCGAAACACGGCAGAACTTTGGCGACACCTACGCCGAAGTCCGTGCATGGGATGTTCCCCCGTCGGAGCGATACCCGGACGGGGTCCACTACTCGATGCAGTACGGTACGACCGACGGCAGTCTCATCTTTCGCTACGATAACTTTCCTGACCACCCCGGCGCGGCGGAACACCACAAGCATATCGGCGAATCTCGGGTTGAGGACATCGATTTCCCCGGTGTACTCGACCTGTATCGACGGTTCAAAGCGGAGGTAAATGATCATGAAAACGGACAATGGAAATGA
- a CDS encoding dicarboxylate/amino acid:cation symporter — protein MGTSTSMNLWTQYRSIPIVYRIGAAFVLGSLVGLIVGEPATVLQPLGDLFVQLLSMIVIPIVVFTLIMGIRQLDPTTLGKVGGQVVVLYAITSSIAVFIGLTVANVVNPGQGLTLTEAEVDTEATPGIIEVLLGIVPEEPIGAMAEGDVLATMFFALVFGLALALLRDATDDPQIREGAETIFNIMETASEALFKIVWGIMEYGVIGVFALMAAVFGEAGPDALVSFGLLIGAMLVACLIHIAITHLGGLIMLLTQQSPIAFLVGSKEALITALSIRSSAGTLPVTMSNAEDNLRINEGVYGFSLPLGATINMDGTAMYQGVAAIFAANLVGVSLSITEQLMVVGIAVLASIGSAGVPGTGLIMLTLVLTQLGLPLEVVGFVAGVDPILDRLRTMVNISGDLAVATVVGHWNGAVDFGAGVWDGTEIGVPTGD, from the coding sequence ATGGGAACTAGTACCAGTATGAATTTGTGGACCCAATATCGGTCGATTCCGATCGTTTACCGGATCGGGGCGGCGTTCGTTCTGGGCTCGCTCGTCGGGCTGATCGTCGGCGAACCCGCGACCGTCTTACAACCACTGGGCGATCTCTTCGTCCAACTGCTTTCGATGATCGTCATTCCGATCGTTGTCTTCACCCTCATCATGGGGATTCGCCAACTTGATCCCACGACTCTTGGAAAGGTCGGGGGCCAAGTTGTCGTCCTCTATGCGATTACTTCGTCAATTGCCGTCTTCATCGGACTAACGGTCGCAAATGTCGTTAATCCCGGTCAAGGACTGACGCTGACCGAGGCAGAGGTCGATACCGAGGCGACGCCGGGTATCATTGAGGTCTTGCTCGGGATCGTTCCCGAAGAACCGATCGGAGCGATGGCCGAAGGCGACGTCTTAGCGACGATGTTTTTCGCGCTCGTTTTCGGCCTCGCACTTGCACTTCTGCGTGACGCGACGGACGATCCCCAGATCCGCGAGGGTGCCGAAACGATCTTCAATATCATGGAGACTGCTTCAGAAGCACTATTCAAGATTGTCTGGGGAATCATGGAATACGGTGTGATTGGCGTCTTCGCGCTCATGGCTGCGGTCTTCGGTGAAGCGGGCCCGGACGCGCTCGTCTCGTTTGGGCTGCTGATCGGGGCGATGCTGGTCGCGTGTCTGATCCACATCGCCATCACCCATCTCGGCGGGCTGATCATGCTTCTGACTCAACAGTCGCCGATCGCGTTTCTCGTCGGCTCGAAGGAGGCACTGATCACGGCACTCAGCATCCGGTCGAGCGCCGGCACACTGCCGGTGACAATGTCGAACGCCGAAGATAACCTCAGGATCAACGAGGGGGTGTATGGCTTTTCCCTGCCGCTTGGCGCGACGATCAACATGGACGGGACCGCGATGTATCAGGGCGTGGCTGCGATATTCGCGGCGAACCTCGTCGGCGTCTCGCTGTCTATAACCGAACAACTGATGGTAGTCGGGATTGCGGTGCTCGCAAGCATCGGTTCAGCAGGTGTCCCGGGAACGGGCCTGATCATGCTGACGCTCGTGTTGACCCAGTTGGGCCTGCCCCTCGAGGTGGTCGGGTTCGTCGCCGGTGTCGATCCGATCCTCGACCGGCTGCGGACGATGGTGAACATCTCGGGCGATCTGGCGGTCGCGACCGTCGTCGGCCACTGGAACGGCGCGGTCGATTTCGGTGCGGGCGTCTGGGATGGCACCGAAATCGGCGTCCCGACGGGCGACTGA